The window AACCTCCACTGACCACAGAACTTTTTCAGGGGAAAAACTGAACTAaactagaaaaaataaaatgaagtatTCCTCATCAGATTTTAGCTactaaaaatattacatttaccTTTATTGGATGTACTTGAATGCAACAATAACACTTCTCACTTCTACCAAAATTTGAAAAATTACAAAGGGACTGccaagttataaaaaaaaaaagtcttgaaaataaaaactgaaaaaagtcataaattttaaatatctaTCCAAATCTTCACACCCAACATCACCCCAATTCATGGTCTAATTCTCAAATAAAGCAAGCAAAATAAAGGTAGAATTAAATAAGACCTCTCAGACCAtatttacaaaattaaaaagggTTGGCAcagtaataaaacattttaaaaatcatgtaTTTTGCTACATTTCACAGCACAACATGATCAACACTGGCTCACAATAAGTCTTCTGTAAAAactttctggatacactgctgctcagcagtcttaagtatttttatgccTATATAAACATTATTCAAACATTAATACTTTCAATTTTGAATATGACGCACAGAATTAAAGTCACTTTAAAACACACCAGATGTCACCACCCAAATATATTAAGATGTACACACTTACCGATTGCCAGGTGCAGCCTGTGCCCAAAACATTGCACCCGTGTCCATTTATTGAGCTTGACAGCTTTCACAATATTTGGGCCGTTGTCAGTTGTTATAGCAACAAGGTCCTCTTCACTGATGTCCCATGCAGACAGCATCGCTCTCAACCCCTGTCCAACCATCTCCCCCGTGTGATCAGATGGAAAATAGGCCGTCTCGAGCACTCTGGTACGCAGCTCCCATTTGTTGTCGATGTAATGAACTGTGAGACTAATATACGGCTCCATTGTGCGGCTGGACCAGAGATCGGATGTGGCTGCAACGTGCTTAACGTATCTCAATTCAGCAGCAACCTTTTCCCTCTCTGTGCTGTACATGCTGGGAATGATagtttttgaaaaatattttcgTGATGGGAGTTCGTATCTCTTGTCAATTATTTTCATGAAGTGTCTGAACCCGTTGCGTTCCACTGTAGCAATAGGAGCCATGTCTTTTGCTATGTGGTAGCCTATAGCATTTGTGATTTCTTGCCATCTTTTTGAAGTTCGCTCATATAGTTGAGTACTAGCAAATGCTTCGGTTATTGACCGCTGCCTGGTGGAGGAAGACGTTTTTGCTGGTCCTCCTAATCTCTTCTCGCTTTGAGCTTTTTTTATGTCTTCGAATTGAATCACATGGTTGTGCTGCAGGTGGTGGAAGAGGTTGGTTGTGTTACCTTGACTTGACGCAACAGTCTTTTTGCAGAGTTTacatttaacaattttttgatCAATATCATCCTTGTTGAATCCAAAATGTTGCCAAACGATtgatgatgcattttttttgttaacaagcgtctcctcttcctcctccaccagCTCTACCTCCGTCGCTGCTCCTTCAACATTTAAATCGTCCTCCATTTGTTCACCCGTGTCTCGTCTTGTTACAGGTAGTAGAGTCATGTGACTCCACCCCGTCAAGTCTGTAACGTAGCACAGCGTCTTAAAGGGACATGAACATCGCCAACCTGCAcatgccttttcttttttttttttaaataccgaATTTACCGACATGGGCAAAATGACGTCGATGAGAGTCATAAATTTCGGTAACGATAAATTTttgatatatcgcccagccctaagCTGATCTGTGAGCTAAGTTTGTGAAACCAACTGCTGGATGTCTGTCTTAGCGAGAGGAAGTTCATCAAACCCAGAACCTGAACCACGTGTGACCCACACACG is drawn from Oreochromis aureus strain Israel breed Guangdong linkage group 1, ZZ_aureus, whole genome shotgun sequence and contains these coding sequences:
- the LOC120440855 gene encoding E3 SUMO-protein ligase ZBED1-like gives rise to the protein MTLIDVILPMSVNSVFKKKKEKACAGWRCSCPFKTLCYVTDLTGWSHMTLLPVTRRDTGEQMEDDLNVEGAATEVELVEEEEETLVNKKNASSIVWQHFGFNKDDIDQKIVKCKLCKKTVASSQGNTTNLFHHLQHNHVIQFEDIKKAQSEKRLGGPAKTSSSTRQRSITEAFASTQLYERTSKRWQEITNAIGYHIAKDMAPIATVERNGFRHFMKIIDKRYELPSRKYFSKTIIPSMYSTEREKVAAELRYVKHVAATSDLWSSRTMEPYISLTVHYIDNKWELRTRVLETAYFPSDHTGEMVGQGLRAMLSAWDISEEDLVAITTDNGPNIVKAVKLNKWTRVQCFGHRLHLAIENTLKNHPPVERATKTCKKIVSTFSYSWKKKKALRKAQQEMNLPMHKLKTACPTRWGSMQMMTARILEQKNAITQVLTDDRASRHLVPTWSDLDVLEAVNKALAPLVEFTDALSGEEYVTISSVKPVLHILHSRVLAEEEDDVTLTKTIKSEILAYLDDKFSDPPTVELLDTASFVDPRFKAAYISADRVTTIQEKVKMEMKSAAAVHPESTAESTEPQPSTSSEEKKRKRSLGRFFKESETLSSTAPTVSPEQAIEAELSSYSVCPVQDSEENPLDWWRKHQVNFPTLSKKYLCIPATSSPSERVFSSGENIVTCLRSCLKPDMVNMLVFLSKNLE